A stretch of DNA from Lycium ferocissimum isolate CSIRO_LF1 chromosome 4, AGI_CSIRO_Lferr_CH_V1, whole genome shotgun sequence:
aattttaaacatatataaattataaaaaattgtaTAATTACAAAAGAACACTATCTCAAAAGAAAAGACTTGTCGAACATGTTGCCaactaatttttgtttttttttggtttgagcCAGCTAAATTATAGGAATAGGAGTCTTGCATGCAAAAGTAATTAAATGTCACTACCATAAACTATTCCAAAATTTCTTAATGTAAATTTTCCTGTGTTACTTTCTTTTTCCATATATGTTTTATCATATATAaaccaaataaggaaaaaataataattacaattttagttgattttaaaGTCCTAAATTTTAGGTGCGCAattcaaataaggaaaagtttaatAATCAGATTTTAAAAGACTTTTAACtcctaaatataaatattaaataattattaaattactattttgtctattgtagagtcttttaataaagggcaaaaagttcaatcaacatttctaaggaCATTCgagcttttaatatagtataaatAAATTAGGCATTTATCAATAGTTTGGACGAACAAACAGAGATAATCTATGCATGCACGAATAAAGACGAAGAAGAATCAATCAAGGATGTGGTGCGGCGATAGAGCCCGATCACCAAAGGAACCCTTAGGTATGAGAAAATCCTTCGTAGGAAGCGCTTCCCCCGAATGGGTCCTGCGAGGCACGAATTCGAATTTAGTCGGGCTACAATGTGGGTACCGAGCACCTGTAAAATATTCAGATAGTTACTACATATAAAATGGATCCATTTAGCTTACATTATAAGTATATAGTTTAAATGGTTAAATGATGCCTAAATTATGGCTGGATTTGCAGTAGCACACTCATACTTTATGGGGTCTTATTagggtctttgacatatatatacatcttaaggataaatatttacgaaacgtgacgatagttttatatttacaaaacataacattacaaatcctatacaaaatatgctttatatttaaaaaaataaaaataaattatttttaaattattttttatttttttaaaatcattttttaaaaaaatatttttttaaaaaaaaatattttttttaaaatttatttttattttttttaaaaattaatattttttttttgctcaaaaacttatgtatgaaagttgtatgaaatgtgtatatctcgctcaagacttaaaaagtttgctcaaaatttagtgtatgaaaaatgtatgaaatgtgtatatctcgttcaaggcttaaaaaatccgctcaaaattgtgtgtatgaaaacaatatgaaatttgtatcttgctcatgtcttaaaatttcgctcattttcatgtataaagttcatgttagatttaccaaaattaatacaactacaacaacattgtatataactttgatacaacattcaagacttaaaataatcgtaaatttttgtgtataaatgtgtatatcttgctcaaaattttatgtatgaagaacgtataAATGTGTATGccttgatcaaggcttaaacattatgcttaaaattttatgcatgagaatggtatgaaatgtgtatatcttcctcaagacttagaatttcattcacattgtttgtatataaatttcatattaggtttcgaaaaattaatacaactactatgcaacattgtaacaatttttcatacaatattcaaggcttaaagttttagctcaaaattttgtatatgaaaattatattaaaaattttgctcacacatacacatttcatacacagaaatatgaggtaattttttaagccattgagcaaaaaaaaataaaaaaaattaatatttaaaaaaatatatataaaaattattttttaaaaaaataaaaatattttaaaaaaaataatattttttataaaaaatatatatattttctggaaaaaaaaataaaaaaacgaaaaatatatgaaaatcataatatatcgttatgttttgtaaataaggaaaactatcgttacgttttgtaaatatttatatttatatatacgtagttttcccgTCTTATTATCCCTTGGATATATTTTTGAAGCATTTCTTTGACATTTATCGGGTGAGCTGAATAAAATATCAGATCTTTTTATTTCGTTTGCATACACGCACTGAACAAAATGCCAAAAACCTAAGGCGTCAGGTCAATATCAGTTCATTTCactcttcaaacaaaaaaaacccTCTCCTtcactcttcaattttttctaatttgtatacaaaaattttggagaagaaaTTACAAGCCCTAGCATTTTAAATGTAAGATAGaaatgaaaaaagagaagaaatttacACAAAGGAGAGCTTACCTCTTCAAGACAGCCGCTAAATCCGGAGAAAATGAATTTTTTGAGCTTCAatatgaagaagaaaatgggCCTACAAATTAAGAATGGTGTACTTAAAgagaaatgaaataattttcATGGTACACGACATAGGTGTAATTTTAGCTGTTTTCTGTCGCTTAAATTGTAGTGTGTTGtccataaaaataattttcatggtACACGATAGGGACGCTATATATTTCAATTTTGATGGATTGGGTTACATAGCAACGAAATTTTCTAAATCAAAGGGTCGTAGGAGAAACCAGGACCTTAATTAGACCTATAAAAAGTAAGCCCAAAACGCGGCAGAGACCGAATTCTCTTTCTAACACTAATTCCAATCCAATTCGCACTCTAATCCTAACACGAACTTTCCCCTCCTCTTCCTTAATTTTCTTCTCTCAgtcacagagagagagagagagcgggAGAGAGGAGGAGGCCATACCAACCATAGCTATGACTTCAGAATTGTTCTACAGAGGGCAAGAAGAAACCCATCATGTAATTGACGCCTACACCCCCAAACCACCCAAGCCATGGCAAAACGTGATTCGGCCGGTACGTTACATGCTCAAGGAACAGCGCCTCGTCTTCCTTTTTGCAGGCATTGCTATCGCTTCTCTTATCTTCGCTCTGTTACCCTCCTCCTCCTCACGTGGCAGTTACAGTTACGTAAACAAGGCGATCTATGACTCGCATTTGCCGACCGAGTCTCATCACCATCGGATCATGTACCAGAACCGTATCCCATTGGGGCTGCAGCGTAAGGGATTGAGGATCCTGGTTACTGGTGGGGCCGGCTTTGTGGGCAGCCATCTCGTCGACCGTTTGATCGCCAGAGGTGACAGCGTCATCGTCGCTGATAATTTCTTCACGGGGCAGAAAGAGAATGTGATGCACCATTTTGGCAACCCCAGGTTCGAGCTCATAAGACACGATGTGGTCGAGCCCTTGTTGGTCGAGGTTGACCAGATCTACCACCTTGCTTGCCCTGCCTCTCCTGTTCACTATAAGCACAACCCCGTCAAGACCATTATATCCTTTCTTCATATTTAATTTACATTATTATAATTCTTATATGTGTTTATGGATTCCTTGATTCTGTTGGAGGGTGGGTTCACAAGACTAATGTGGTGGGGACTCTGAACATGCTTGGATTGGCCAAGAGAGTCGGTGCCAGGTTTTTGCTGACCAGCACCAGCGAGGTGTACGGTGATCCTTTGGAGCATCCACAAAAGGAGACTTACTGGGGCAACGTCAATCCCATTGGTCAGTTTTCTATGTCTCATGCCCTACTTTTCAGTTTTTCGTCTCCATTAAAATTATCCATTTTGGAATGGTGATTGGCAAAAGTAAACAAATTTATGAGACTAGGGCATGTCTGTAAATGCGAATAAGCTGGCTTTGCTGTTTGAACGTAAAGGGCAAAAGTAAATGTTGAGATGTTCATGTTTCATTTTTATCAATAGTGGTAggtagttttttttcttttttggattaCTGAGGAAAAATAGATGGTTACAGGGGTGAGAAGTTGTTATGATGAGGGGAAGCGTACGGCTGAAACGTTGGCCATGGACTACCACAGAGGTGCTGGCGTTGAGGTTCgttctttttttcatttcccatttttACCCCACTTTTCTGTAATATTTCAAGATATATTTCTCGCAAGTAGTGGCTATAATTTTGGTGACACAGGTGAGGATTGCTAGGATCTTCAACACCTATGGACCTCGTATGTGCATTGATGATGGTCGTGTTGTTAGCAACTTTGTTGCTCAGGTGAACCTTTTTCACGTGCCAAAAGTTCATATGATATCACATGTATCTTAAGAAAGAGAGGTTATAGATCAGCTACAAACTGCTAAACACTGTTGTATATTACAATACAGGCCTTGAGGAAGGAGCCTTTGACAGTTTATGGCGATGGAAAGCAAACAAGAAGTTTCCAATTTGTTTCAGACTTGGTATGGCATTTTTGGTTTCCTAGACATATTGCTCTATGTTTACATTTTCAGCCTTTTAATGCGTCTTGTTTCCACTTTGCTGGTTTTAATATGTTCCACCAGAATTGACTTAATTTGCTACTGCAATGCGGACTTGAAAAGAGACAGTTTCTTTGATCGAACTTCATGTTCTTTGCACTGGCAGTCTTGGATGAAAACAAACTTGTTTGTGTGAATAGCTGGTGCTGTTCAATTTGTCAATGTGCAAAGCCCTTTCTGTAATACAGCTATGCTAATAGAAACTAGTGAAATGGATTATAAGTCAAACCACATGATAAGAGAACTTGTAGTCCTAATTGTTATGGACCCTGAAGGTTTGCAATTCTTACATTTCAAAGATAACTTTATAAATCGATAATGGTGTATGATTTTTGTTGTTTGTGAAAGGTTGAGGGCCTAATGCGCTTGATGGAAGGAGAACACGTGGGACCTTTCAACCTAGGAAACCCTGGTGAATTCACAATGCTTGAACTTGCAAGCGTAAGTAATTGATGcatggcattttttttttctcttgtcaTGTCTTGGATTTTACAGATTTAACCGTTTCATTTCTGAAGTCATTATTTCAATCCAATCAGATTTTATCTAAACTGGAGGCTAGAACTGTGCAATACAATTGACTGAATGCAACAAAGCTTTGTAGTAATAGTTTTGTGTTCATGTTGCAGGTGGTCCAGGAAACCATTGATCGAAACGCTCAGATTGAGTTCAGACCCAACACTGCAGATGATCCACATAAGAGGAAGCCTGATATTTCAAAGGCTAAAGAGTTGCTTGGTTGGGAACCAAAGGTGCCTCTTAGGAAAGGTCTACCTATGATGGTACAAGACTTTAGGCAACGTATATTTGGTGACCACAAAGAAGATAGCTCATCTGTCTCCTCCGCATAATAAGGTCTTTGGACATTATTTTTTGTCAGAGACGAAATGCAGTGCAGTAGAAGATGACCCTGTTGTTTATGTTCTTTCAGTACAGCAAAATGTCCTTGGCAGAAGCCAGAGCTTTTGGTTCTTTGCATAGTTTAATAGATCATATATGTCTGTCAATTTTGTATTTGGATATATTCCACTTTAACAATTTTGTTGTGGACATGAACCTCTATATTGTGAAAATAAATAGCTGAAACAATTTTATCATCCAACGGGATTGACAGATTCATTGACTTTCCTGATCATCTTCATAGAAAGCAGGCTAATAAGGCAACACAAAATGGGCAAAGAGAAGCGCTTGTCCTTAAAAGTTTAGCTCGGAGTTTGAGCAGAAATAAATGCTATGCCAGCTCTTGATGCTTTGATTCTAGTTGTGTGACTCCATTGTCTTGATTTATTTAGGTACATGTTTTCTTCCTTCATGATTTCATGGGTTTTCCTCATTCTCTGCTTCCTGTTGACTCATGTTTGGCTTCTAAGCATTGCACTACCTAGacactcaattttttttttttttttttttttttttttttattattttttttatttttatgacccTCGTTAGCTGAAGGACTAAAACCAGGATAAAAACAACGAAATAAAGCAGTAATTCAATGACCGAAATCCCAACAGGTCATTGAGGAGAATCTTTGAGGAGAATGAAAGGAGACAAAGTAACAACAACtataacatacccagtataattcCATCAGGTGGGGTCTagagagggtagagtgtatcCAGACCTTACCCTACCTTTTGACAAAGGAACAACACTGCAAGAGAATAGCACAGTTGCTTCGCGCGCACCATGTACTTAGACAAAAAAGATCATCTCAAATCGACATGCGCAAGTCACGGGACTAGAAAACAGAATAAAACGAAAGAACAATATCTCATCTCATATCCGAGCTAAAGAACCTTGACAAGCACTCAGATCGCACGAACTATTAAGAGGAAGATGACAAAGACAATGCCACAGCTTTAAAATGCATATTGCTCTGACCAGTGTGAGAAGTACGATGAGCATTTACAATTATAAGAGATAATGGATTAAAACTCCCCTAAACTATTACGTTTCTCTTATTAGTTTCATACTTAAACTACACCGTGTTTATGTTAAAACTTTCAAATGCTAAAACCCCTAGCTCATTATATGCTATGTATGTCTGTTCACTCTCCCAACAACGCTTTAAGAAGAGTCAAGTGGCATTAACATGTtatgtttttcttcaaattacATTTAAATTAGT
This window harbors:
- the LOC132053124 gene encoding UDP-glucuronic acid decarboxylase 2-like, encoding MTSELFYRGQEETHHVIDAYTPKPPKPWQNVIRPVRYMLKEQRLVFLFAGIAIASLIFALLPSSSSRGSYSYVNKAIYDSHLPTESHHHRIMYQNRIPLGLQRKGLRILVTGGAGFVGSHLVDRLIARGDSVIVADNFFTGQKENVMHHFGNPRFELIRHDVVEPLLVEVDQIYHLACPASPVHYKHNPVKTIKTNVVGTLNMLGLAKRVGARFLLTSTSEVYGDPLEHPQKETYWGNVNPIGVRSCYDEGKRTAETLAMDYHRGAGVEVRIARIFNTYGPRMCIDDGRVVSNFVAQALRKEPLTVYGDGKQTRSFQFVSDLVEGLMRLMEGEHVGPFNLGNPGEFTMLELASVVQETIDRNAQIEFRPNTADDPHKRKPDISKAKELLGWEPKVPLRKGLPMMVQDFRQRIFGDHKEDSSSVSSA